From Streptosporangiales bacterium, one genomic window encodes:
- the selD gene encoding selenide, water dikinase SelD, protein MTTTSAPVRLTQYAHGGGCACKIPPGKLEAVVAGLGGAPAEPYGRLLVGLDTGDDAAVVALPGDGPALVLTTDFFTPVVDDAYDWGRIAATNALSDVYAMGGRPVVAVNLLGWPHDTLPMELAAQVLRGGLAVANAAGCHLAGGHSVDDVEPTYGLAVTGVVDPSVLMRNDAGRPGLPLSLTKPLGIGVLNTRHKATGEPDPVAVDAMTTSNRAAAEAATAAGIRCATDVTGFGLLGHLLKLARASGVSAEIDAAAVPYLPGARAALAAGHVSGGTRRNIDWVRPHADLSAVDDDEALLLADAQTSGGLLLAGEIPGAPVIGHLTERADHLITVR, encoded by the coding sequence ATGACGACCACGAGCGCACCCGTCCGGCTGACGCAGTACGCGCACGGCGGCGGCTGCGCGTGCAAGATCCCGCCGGGCAAGCTCGAGGCCGTCGTCGCAGGGCTCGGCGGCGCACCGGCGGAACCGTACGGACGCCTGCTCGTCGGCCTCGACACCGGTGACGACGCGGCCGTCGTCGCCCTGCCGGGCGACGGACCCGCGCTCGTCCTGACCACCGACTTCTTCACCCCCGTCGTCGACGACGCGTACGACTGGGGTCGCATCGCGGCGACCAACGCGCTGTCCGACGTCTACGCGATGGGCGGACGTCCCGTCGTCGCGGTCAACCTGCTCGGCTGGCCGCACGACACGCTCCCGATGGAGCTCGCGGCGCAGGTGCTGCGCGGCGGTCTCGCCGTCGCGAACGCCGCGGGCTGTCACCTCGCCGGCGGGCACAGCGTCGACGACGTCGAGCCGACGTACGGCCTCGCCGTCACCGGCGTCGTCGACCCCTCCGTGCTCATGCGCAACGACGCGGGGCGTCCGGGGCTGCCACTCTCGCTGACCAAGCCGCTGGGCATCGGCGTGCTCAACACCAGACACAAGGCGACCGGCGAGCCGGACCCGGTGGCCGTCGACGCCATGACGACGAGCAACCGCGCTGCCGCCGAGGCGGCGACCGCGGCCGGCATCCGCTGCGCGACCGACGTCACCGGTTTCGGCCTGCTCGGCCACCTGCTCAAGCTCGCGCGTGCGAGCGGCGTCAGCGCCGAGATCGACGCCGCGGCCGTGCCGTACCTCCCCGGCGCCAGGGCCGCGCTCGCCGCCGGACACGTCAGCGGCGGCACGCGTCGCAACATCGACTGGGTCCGGCCGCACGCCGACCTGTCCGCCGTCGACGACGACGAGGCGCTGCTCCTCGCGGACGCCCAGACGTCCGGTGGCCTGCTGCTGGCCGGCGAGATCCCCGGCGCGCCGGTGATCGGTCACCTGACCGAGCGCGCCGACCACCTGATCACCGTGCGCTGA
- a CDS encoding L-seryl-tRNA(Sec) selenium transferase, with protein sequence MGDVRRQIPRTDELLARTEFVEAAERLGRDAVKRVIADAQDRARRGEVSPESVPDVAAGALPRRATSMRPVVNATGVVVHTNLGRAPLSDAARDAVVTASGATDVEFDLRTGRRARRGRGATEALAAAVPDAEAVHVVNNNAAALLLCALVLAQDREIVVSRGELVEIGDGFRIPDLLASTGARLREIGTTNRTSLRDYESAIGDDTAFVLKVHPSNFWVSGFTSAVPVSDLTGLGVPVVVDVGSGLLTPHPLLPDEPDATTVLRAGAALVTASGDKLLGGPQAGLLLGQAALVERLRRHPSARALRVDKLTLAALEATLDGPPVPVRQALEVSLDALRTRAERLVARLAEAGLADGVEVVDSTAAVGGGGAPEVTIPSVALSVPAGLADALRLGDPPVVGRVERGRCLLDLRTVPPPDDDTLLAALTAVLRPG encoded by the coding sequence ATGGGCGACGTGCGTCGGCAGATCCCGCGGACCGACGAGTTGCTGGCGCGGACGGAGTTCGTCGAGGCCGCGGAGCGCCTCGGCCGTGACGCGGTGAAGCGGGTCATCGCCGACGCCCAGGACCGTGCGAGGCGCGGTGAGGTGTCGCCCGAGTCGGTGCCCGACGTCGCCGCCGGTGCGCTGCCGCGCCGTGCGACGAGCATGCGTCCTGTCGTCAACGCGACCGGCGTGGTGGTGCACACCAACCTCGGTCGCGCTCCGCTGTCGGACGCGGCGCGCGACGCCGTGGTCACCGCGTCCGGTGCGACCGACGTCGAGTTCGACCTGCGCACGGGACGCCGCGCGCGACGCGGACGCGGCGCAACCGAGGCGCTCGCCGCCGCGGTGCCCGACGCCGAGGCCGTGCACGTGGTGAACAACAACGCCGCGGCGCTCCTGCTGTGCGCCCTCGTACTCGCGCAGGACAGGGAGATCGTGGTGAGCCGCGGCGAGCTGGTGGAGATCGGCGACGGCTTCCGCATCCCCGACCTGCTCGCCTCGACCGGCGCGCGGTTGCGCGAGATCGGCACGACGAACCGGACGTCGCTGCGCGACTACGAGTCGGCGATCGGCGACGACACCGCGTTCGTGCTGAAGGTGCACCCGTCCAACTTCTGGGTGTCCGGCTTCACCTCGGCCGTCCCGGTCTCCGACCTCACCGGCCTCGGCGTGCCGGTGGTCGTCGACGTCGGGTCGGGACTGCTCACCCCGCACCCGCTGCTGCCGGACGAGCCCGACGCGACGACCGTGCTGCGCGCGGGCGCCGCGCTGGTGACGGCGAGCGGGGACAAGCTGCTCGGTGGACCGCAGGCCGGCCTGCTGCTCGGGCAGGCTGCGCTGGTCGAGCGGCTGCGCCGGCATCCCTCCGCACGCGCCCTGCGCGTCGACAAGCTGACCCTCGCCGCGCTCGAGGCGACCCTCGACGGCCCGCCGGTCCCCGTACGGCAGGCGCTCGAGGTGTCGCTCGACGCACTGCGTACCCGTGCCGAGCGCCTCGTCGCCCGGCTGGCGGAGGCGGGCCTCGCCGACGGCGTCGAGGTGGTCGACTCGACGGCCGCCGTCGGCGGCGGCGGAGCGCCCGAGGTGACGATCCCGAGCGTCGCGCTGAGCGTCCCTGCCGGCCTCGCGGACGCCCTGCGCCTCGGCGACCCCCCGGTCGTCGGCCGCGTCGAGCGGGGCCGCTGTCTCCTCGACCTCCGCACCGTCCCCCCGCCCGACGACGACACCCTGCTCGCCGCGCTCACCGCCGTGCTCCGCCCCGGGTGA
- a CDS encoding TetR family transcriptional regulator, which translates to MATRDTDRSRKKAGRYHHGDLRGALIDTAIELIAEHGIARFTLAEASRRLGVSVGAPYRHFADRESLLAAAATKAADALSAMLAAEAADVESPADRLAAAARAYVRFAADQRPLFETLFAAGLDKGRLPELVEATKPIERAFGEPAAAFAGDGKATEDLALAVVAIAHGHAALLVDGALGRGPDALEAAATRAAETTRAYLAGRAQ; encoded by the coding sequence ATGGCGACGCGTGACACCGACAGGTCGCGGAAGAAGGCGGGGCGCTACCACCACGGCGACCTGCGGGGGGCGTTGATCGACACCGCGATCGAACTGATCGCCGAGCACGGCATCGCCCGCTTCACCCTGGCCGAGGCGAGCCGGCGCCTGGGGGTGAGCGTCGGCGCGCCCTACCGGCACTTCGCCGACCGCGAGAGCCTGCTCGCGGCCGCGGCCACGAAGGCCGCCGACGCGCTCTCCGCCATGCTCGCGGCCGAGGCCGCGGACGTGGAGTCACCCGCCGACCGGCTGGCGGCGGCCGCGCGCGCGTACGTCAGGTTCGCCGCCGACCAGCGTCCGCTGTTCGAGACGCTGTTCGCCGCAGGCCTCGACAAGGGCCGCCTGCCCGAGCTCGTCGAGGCCACCAAGCCGATCGAACGGGCCTTCGGCGAGCCCGCCGCCGCCTTCGCCGGCGACGGGAAGGCGACCGAGGATCTCGCGCTCGCGGTGGTCGCCATCGCCCACGGCCACGCCGCCCTCCTGGTCGACGGCGCCCTGGGCCGGGGGCCGGACGCACTGGAGGCCGCCGCCACCCGCGCCGCGGAGACGACCCGCGCCTACTTGGCCGGCCGCGCCCAATGA